The following are from one region of the Staphylococcus argenteus genome:
- the spn gene encoding myeloperoxidase inhibitor SPIN yields the protein MKFKKVLVATAMVGVLATGVVGYGNQADAKVYSQNGLVLHDDANFLEHELSYIDVLLDKNADQATKDNLRSYFADKGLHSIKDIINKAKQDGFDVSKYEHVK from the coding sequence ATGAAATTTAAAAAGGTTTTAGTAGCTACGGCAATGGTAGGTGTATTAGCAACTGGCGTTGTTGGATATGGTAATCAAGCAGATGCGAAAGTTTATTCTCAAAATGGGCTCGTACTACATGATGATGCAAACTTCTTAGAACACGAATTAAGCTATATCGATGTGTTATTAGATAAGAATGCTGACCAAGCTACAAAAGACAACTTAAGATCATACTTCGCCGATAAAGGACTACATTCAATCAAAGACATTATCAACAAAGCTAAGCAAGACGGCTTTGATGTTTCAAAATATGAACACGTAAAATAA
- a CDS encoding tandem-type lipoprotein: MGYLKRVGMYVSILILIVVIAGCGKGDDTKEGSKEEQIKKSFAKILDMYPIKNLEDLYDKEGYRDGEFKKGDKGTWTLLTSFAKSNKPGVIDDEGMVLYLNRNTKKATGYYFVNKIYDDISKNQNEKKYRVELKNNKIVLLDNVEDENLKQKIENFKFFSQYADFKDLKNYRDGSITTNENVPSYEAEYKMENSDSNVKKLREVYPITIKKAPILKLHIDGDIKGSSIGYKKIEYKFSKVKGQETTLREYLNFGPSDEDS; this comes from the coding sequence ATGGGATATTTAAAAAGGGTTGGAATGTACGTAAGTATCTTAATTTTAATAGTTGTTATAGCAGGTTGTGGCAAAGGTGATGATACAAAAGAAGGTTCAAAAGAAGAACAAATCAAAAAGAGTTTTGCGAAAATATTAGACATGTATCCAATTAAGAATCTCGAGGACTTATACGACAAAGAAGGATATCGAGATGGTGAATTTAAAAAGGGCGATAAGGGGACTTGGACTTTACTCACAAGTTTTGCTAAAAGTAACAAACCAGGAGTAATAGATGATGAAGGCATGGTGCTATATCTAAATAGAAATACCAAAAAGGCAACAGGTTATTATTTTGTAAATAAAATTTATGATGATATTAGCAAAAATCAGAATGAGAAAAAATACCGTGTTGAACTTAAAAATAATAAGATTGTTCTTTTGGATAATGTAGAAGACGAAAACCTTAAACAAAAAATTGAAAATTTTAAATTTTTTAGTCAGTATGCCGATTTTAAAGATTTAAAAAATTATCGAGATGGAAGTATAACAACTAATGAAAATGTACCGAGCTATGAAGCAGAATACAAAATGGAAAATAGTGATAGTAATGTAAAAAAACTTAGAGAAGTTTATCCAATTACAATAAAAAAGGCTCCAATATTAAAGTTACATATAGATGGTGATATAAAAGGAAGTTCAATTGGATATAAAAAAATAGAATATAAATTTTCAAAAGTTAAAGGTCAAGAGACAACATTAAGAGAGTATTTGAATTTTGGACCGTCTGATGAAGATAGCTAA
- a CDS encoding tandem-type lipoprotein, translated as MGYLKKLGLYIVIMVMSVFIIGCDKSSNTVEKSKETQIKKSFAKTLEMYPIKNLEDLYDKEGYRDGEFKKGDKGTWVISSAMVKQPKGKIMESRGMYLFLNRNTRTAKGYFIVDAISNDTLKKTEDKEKRYPVKMENNKIIPIGPINDEGIKKEIENFKFFSQYGDFKGLKKYKDGDYSYNSEAPTYSAKFQLSNDDYNVQQLRKRYDIQTKKAPKLLLKGTGDLKGSSIGHKDIEFTFVENQEENVFFTDSLEFTPSEDY; from the coding sequence ATGGGTTATTTAAAAAAACTTGGATTGTACATAGTTATTATGGTTATGAGTGTTTTTATAATAGGTTGTGATAAATCAAGTAATACTGTAGAAAAATCAAAAGAAACACAAATCAAAAAGAGCTTTGCGAAAACGTTAGAAATGTACCCAATCAAAAATCTTGAGGATTTATATGACAAAGAAGGCTACCGTGATGGCGAATTTAAAAAGGGAGACAAAGGGACGTGGGTTATCAGTTCAGCAATGGTTAAACAGCCAAAAGGTAAAATTATGGAATCAAGAGGTATGTATCTATTTTTAAATAGAAATACAAGAACGGCAAAAGGATATTTTATTGTAGATGCAATAAGTAACGATACATTAAAAAAGACAGAAGATAAAGAAAAGCGTTATCCAGTAAAGATGGAAAATAATAAAATAATACCGATTGGGCCAATTAATGACGAAGGCATAAAAAAAGAAATTGAAAACTTTAAGTTTTTCTCACAATATGGTGATTTTAAAGGATTAAAAAAATATAAAGATGGTGACTATTCATATAACTCAGAAGCACCTACATATTCTGCTAAATTTCAATTAAGTAATGATGATTATAACGTTCAACAATTACGAAAAAGGTATGATATTCAAACTAAAAAAGCTCCTAAATTGTTGTTGAAAGGTACTGGAGATTTAAAAGGTTCATCAATCGGACATAAGGACATTGAGTTTACCTTCGTTGAGAATCAAGAAGAGAATGTATTTTTTACTGATAGTTTGGAGTTTACCCCAAGTGAGGACTATTAA
- a CDS encoding tandem-type lipoprotein: MNNFRQCALCIGTSVLILLVSGCSGVSDTPEDSKETQIKKSFAKTLDMYPIKNLEDLYDKEGYRDGEFKKGDKGMWTIYTDFAKSNKPGELNDEGMVLNLDRNTRTAKGHYFVTTFYRNGKLPDEKNYKIEMKNNKIILLDEVKDDKLKQKIENFKFFGQYANLKELKKYNNADVSINENVPSYDVEYKMSNKDEIVKELRSRYNISTEKSPILKMHIDGDLKGSSVGYRKLEIDFSKRENSKLSVIEFLSYKPAKK; this comes from the coding sequence ATGAATAATTTTAGGCAATGCGCGTTGTGTATAGGTACGTCGGTCTTAATTCTATTAGTGTCAGGTTGCAGTGGCGTATCTGACACTCCTGAAGATTCAAAAGAAACACAAATCAAAAAGAGCTTTGCGAAAACGTTAGATATGTACCCAATTAAGAATCTCGAGGATTTATATGACAAAGAAGGGTATCGAGATGGCGAATTTAAAAAAGGTGACAAAGGGATGTGGACGATATATACAGATTTCGCCAAAAGTAATAAACCGGGTGAATTGAATGATGAAGGTATGGTTTTAAATCTGGATAGGAATACTAGAACCGCTAAAGGCCATTATTTTGTTACTACATTTTACCGGAATGGTAAACTACCAGATGAAAAGAATTATAAAATTGAAATGAAAAATAATAAGATTATTTTATTAGATGAAGTAAAAGATGATAAGCTCAAGCAGAAAATAGAAAACTTTAAATTTTTCGGTCAATATGCAAATCTTAAAGAATTGAAAAAATATAATAATGCTGATGTTTCAATTAATGAAAATGTTCCTAGTTATGATGTTGAATACAAAATGAGCAATAAAGATGAAATAGTTAAGGAATTAAGAAGTCGTTATAATATTTCAACTGAAAAATCACCTATATTAAAAATGCATATTGATGGGGACCTGAAAGGTAGTTCTGTAGGTTATAGAAAGTTAGAAATTGACTTTTCAAAACGTGAAAACAGCAAATTATCAGTCATTGAATTTTTAAGTTATAAACCAGCGAAAAAATAG
- a CDS encoding tandem-type lipoprotein, with translation MGYLKKLALFISVIILSIFIIGCDSSSDTAEKAKENSKEEQIKKSFAKTLDMYPIKNLEDLYDKEGYRDGEFKKGDKGTWTLLTSFAKSNKPGEIDDEGMVLFLNRNTKKATGYYYISKVHDEFNEKDHQKKYHVELKNNKIVLLDNVEDEKFKQKIENFKFLSQYADFKDLKKYQDGSITTNENVPSYEAEFKLNNSDENVKKLREVYPITTKKSPVLKLHIDGDIKGSSIGYKNIEYNFSKVKDEETAVRDFVNFGPSDEDS, from the coding sequence ATGGGATATCTAAAAAAGCTTGCACTGTTCATAAGTGTTATTATTTTGAGCATTTTTATAATAGGTTGTGATAGTTCAAGCGATACTGCGGAAAAAGCAAAAGAAAATTCAAAAGAAGAACAAATCAAAAAGAGTTTTGCGAAAACATTAGACATGTATCCAATTAAGAATCTTGAGGATTTATATGACAAAGAAGGATATCGAGATGGCGAATTTAAAAAAGGCGATAAGGGGACTTGGACTTTACTCACAAGTTTTGCTAAAAGTAACAAACCAGGCGAGATAGATGACGAAGGTATGGTTTTATTTCTTAATAGAAATACAAAGAAAGCAACAGGATATTATTACATAAGCAAAGTTCATGATGAATTTAATGAAAAAGACCATCAAAAAAAATATCATGTTGAACTTAAAAATAATAAAATAGTTCTTTTGGATAATGTAGAAGACGAAAAATTTAAACAAAAAATTGAAAATTTTAAATTTCTTAGTCAGTATGCGGATTTTAAAGATTTAAAAAAATATCAAGATGGAAGTATAACAACTAATGAAAATGTACCGAGCTATGAAGCAGAATTTAAATTGAATAATAGTGATGAAAATGTAAAAAAACTTAGAGAAGTTTATCCAATTACAACAAAAAAATCTCCAGTATTGAAATTACATATAGATGGTGACATAAAAGGAAGTTCAATTGGATACAAAAATATAGAATATAATTTTTCAAAAGTAAAAGACGAAGAAACAGCTGTAAGAGATTTTGTGAATTTTGGACCATCTGATGAAGATAGCTAA
- a CDS encoding tandem-type lipoprotein — protein MGYLKRIGLYISTFILIVVIAGCGKDNEIKEDSKEDQIKKSFAKTLDMYPIKNLEDLYDKEGYRDGEFKKGDKGTWVVRSEMIIQPKGKSLTSRGMILYMNRNTRTTTGYFSIEEIDSRKSLDERETEKKYPVKMKNNKIIPTEEIKDEKLKKEIENFKFFVQYGSFKGIENYENGDISYNSEAPIYSAKYQLKNDDYNVKELRKRYDIPTEKAPELLLKGSGDLKGSSVGYKEIEFIFLENKKENIYFSDGLNLIPSD, from the coding sequence ATGGGGTATTTAAAAAGGATTGGATTGTACATAAGTACTTTTATTTTAATAGTTGTTATAGCAGGTTGTGGCAAAGATAATGAAATAAAAGAAGACTCAAAAGAAGACCAAATCAAAAAGAGCTTTGCAAAAACATTAGATATGTACCCAATTAAGAATCTCGAGGATTTATATGACAAAGAAGGATATCGAGATGGCGAATTTAAAAAGGGAGACAAAGGGACGTGGGTTGTTAGATCTGAAATGATAATTCAACCAAAAGGTAAGAGTTTAACTTCAAGAGGCATGATATTATACATGAATAGAAATACTAGGACCACAACCGGTTATTTTTCAATAGAAGAGATAGATTCAAGAAAAAGTCTTGATGAAAGAGAAACAGAAAAAAAGTATCCTGTGAAAATGAAAAACAATAAGATTATTCCAACTGAGGAAATAAAAGATGAAAAGTTGAAAAAGGAAATTGAAAATTTTAAGTTTTTTGTGCAATATGGAAGTTTTAAAGGAATAGAGAATTATGAAAATGGTGACATTTCCTACAATTCTGAAGCTCCTATTTATTCAGCGAAATATCAACTGAAAAATGATGATTATAATGTTAAAGAATTACGCAAAAGATATGATATTCCAACAGAAAAGGCGCCCGAATTGTTGTTGAAAGGTTCGGGGGATTTGAAAGGGTCTTCAGTTGGATATAAGGAAATTGAATTTATATTCCTAGAAAATAAAAAAGAAAACATATATTTTTCAGATGGATTAAACTTAATTCCAAGTGACTAA
- a CDS encoding tandem-type lipoprotein: MRFLKRVALYISIMALSIFIIGCNSSSDTAKKPKEDSKEDQIKKSFAKTLDMYPIKNLEDLYDKEGYRDGEFKKGDKGMWTIYTDFAKNNRSGVLDNEGMVLNLDRNTRTAKGYYFVDTIYDNHENSYSKNYKVEMKNNKIILLDKVEDQKLKERIENFKFFGQYADFKSLKSYNNGDVSINENVPSYDVKYKMSNKDENVKQLRSRYNIPTDKAPVLKMHIDGNLKGSSVGYRKLEIDFSKRENSHLSVIDSLDYQPAKTNKDDE; this comes from the coding sequence ATGAGATTTTTAAAGAGAGTCGCATTGTACATAAGTATTATGGCTTTGAGCATTTTTATAATAGGGTGTAATAGTTCAAGCGATACCGCAAAAAAACCAAAAGAAGACTCAAAAGAAGACCAAATCAAAAAGAGCTTTGCGAAAACGTTAGATATGTACCCTATTAAGAATCTCGAGGATTTATATGATAAAGAAGGATATCGAGATGGCGAATTTAAAAAGGGCGATAAAGGTATGTGGACGATATACACAGATTTCGCCAAAAATAATAGATCAGGTGTATTAGATAATGAAGGTATGGTTTTAAATTTGGATAGAAATACACGGACGGCCAAGGGATATTATTTTGTAGATACTATATATGACAATCATGAAAATTCTTATAGTAAAAATTATAAAGTTGAAATGAAAAACAATAAAATTATTTTATTAGACAAGGTGGAAGATCAAAAACTTAAAGAAAGAATTGAAAACTTTAAATTTTTCGGACAATATGCCGATTTCAAGAGTTTGAAAAGTTACAACAATGGTGATGTCTCAATTAATGAGAATGTTCCAAGCTATGACGTGAAATATAAAATGAGTAATAAAGATGAAAATGTTAAGCAATTAAGAAGTCGTTATAATATTCCTACTGATAAAGCACCGGTATTAAAAATGCATATTGATGGTAATTTGAAAGGAAGTTCTGTTGGATATAGAAAGTTAGAAATTGATTTTTCAAAACGCGAAAATAGCCATTTATCAGTAATAGATTCTTTGGATTACCAGCCAGCGAAAACTAATAAAGATGATGAATGA
- a CDS encoding tandem-type lipoprotein, with product MRSIKRIILCISLLILIIFVTSCCGGNKITGDSKEEQIKKSFAKTLDMYPIKNLEDLYDKEGYRDGEFKKGDKGTWTISTDFAKSNKQGEMNSEGMVLHFNRNTRTATGYYTVRTTYDEVDKLTHEKNYRVEFKNNKIVLLDKVEDENLKHKIENFKFFGQYADFKDLKNYKNGRISSNENVPYYEAEYKRNNSDGNVKKLREHYPITTKQSPILKLHIDGDIKGSSVGYKQIEYTFSKDKDDETFMSDFLNFGPSHSK from the coding sequence TTGAGGTCTATAAAAAGGATTATATTGTGCATAAGCCTGTTGATTCTAATCATTTTTGTAACATCTTGCTGTGGTGGTAATAAGATCACTGGAGATTCGAAAGAAGAACAAATCAAAAAAAGCTTTGCGAAAACGTTAGATATGTACCCAATTAAAAATCTCGAGGACCTATATGATAAAGAAGGGTATCGTGATGGGGAATTTAAAAAGGGCGATAAGGGTACATGGACGATATCAACAGATTTTGCTAAAAGCAACAAACAAGGTGAAATGAATAGCGAAGGTATGGTACTACATTTTAATAGAAATACGAGGACAGCAACAGGATATTATACTGTAAGAACAACTTATGATGAAGTGGATAAGTTGACACACGAAAAAAATTACCGTGTTGAATTTAAAAATAATAAGATAGTACTTTTAGATAAAGTAGAAGATGAAAATCTTAAACATAAAATAGAAAATTTCAAATTTTTCGGGCAATATGCCGATTTTAAAGACTTGAAAAATTATAAAAATGGAAGAATATCTAGCAATGAAAATGTTCCTTATTATGAAGCCGAGTACAAAAGGAATAATAGTGATGGAAATGTAAAAAAACTTAGAGAACATTACCCAATTACAACCAAGCAGTCTCCAATATTAAAACTGCATATAGACGGCGATATTAAAGGTAGCTCAGTTGGATATAAACAGATAGAATACACATTTTCTAAGGATAAAGATGATGAGACTTTTATGAGTGATTTTTTGAACTTCGGTCCATCACACAGTAAATAG
- a CDS encoding tandem-type lipoprotein translates to MGYFKRVVLYIIVMVVSVFIIGCNKSNDTSEKPKEDSKEEQIKKSFAKTLDMYPTENLEDFYDKEGYRDGEFKKDDKGTWLIRSEIVKQPKGKVMKTRGMQLYINRNTKTAKGFFVLKEISENNNRVNKDKEEKYEVKMVGNKIIPTEQINDEKIKKEIENFKFFVQYGNFKNFEKYKNGEFSYNPEAPIYSAKYQLQNDDYNVRQLRKKYDISTKEAPKLLLKSGGDLKGSSVGQKDIEFTFVERKGENIYFNDSVEFIPSK, encoded by the coding sequence ATGGGATATTTTAAAAGAGTTGTACTTTACATAATTGTTATGGTTGTGAGTGTTTTTATAATAGGTTGCAATAAATCAAACGATACTTCAGAAAAGCCAAAAGAAGATTCAAAAGAAGAACAAATCAAAAAGAGTTTTGCGAAAACGTTAGATATGTATCCTACTGAAAATCTGGAAGACTTTTATGATAAAGAGGGATATCGAGATGGAGAATTTAAAAAAGATGATAAAGGTACTTGGCTAATTAGATCTGAAATAGTTAAACAGCCAAAGGGCAAAGTAATGAAAACAAGAGGTATGCAATTATATATTAATAGAAATACCAAAACAGCCAAAGGTTTCTTTGTTTTGAAAGAAATAAGTGAAAATAATAATCGTGTAAATAAAGATAAGGAAGAAAAATATGAAGTGAAAATGGTAGGAAATAAAATTATTCCTACTGAACAAATTAATGACGAGAAAATAAAAAAAGAAATTGAAAACTTCAAGTTTTTTGTTCAATATGGGAACTTTAAAAATTTTGAAAAATACAAAAATGGTGAGTTTTCATATAATCCTGAAGCACCAATTTATTCGGCTAAATATCAATTACAAAACGACGATTACAATGTAAGGCAACTACGTAAAAAATATGACATTTCAACAAAAGAAGCGCCTAAGTTACTTTTAAAAAGTGGTGGGGATTTAAAAGGTTCCTCAGTTGGTCAAAAAGATATTGAATTTACATTTGTTGAAAGAAAAGGTGAGAATATTTATTTTAACGATAGTGTTGAATTCATACCAAGTAAGTAA
- a CDS encoding tandem-type lipoprotein, with protein sequence MKCFQKLYLFILILIVLITGCESNNDDKDSKETQIKKSFAKTLDMYPTENLEDFYDKEGYRDGEFKKDDKGTWVIRSEMTTELKDENMESKGMVVRLNRNTRTTTGEYFVRIIKEDSEGKVYSDERKYPVKIENNKIIPLKPIDDEKVNKEIEEFKFFVQYGNFEELENYKDGEVTYNPEVPIYSAQYQLKNSDHNVEQLRKRYNIPTKKAPKLLLKGSGNLKGSSVGYKNIEFTFVENKEENIYFTDSINFNPTKDK encoded by the coding sequence ATGAAGTGCTTTCAGAAATTATATTTGTTTATATTAATTTTAATCGTATTAATCACAGGATGCGAAAGTAATAATGATGACAAAGATTCAAAAGAAACACAAATCAAAAAGAGCTTTGCGAAAACGTTAGATATGTATCCTACTGAAAATCTGGAAGACTTTTATGATAAAGAGGGATATCGAGATGGAGAATTTAAAAAAGACGACAAAGGTACTTGGGTTATTAGATCTGAAATGACAACAGAATTAAAAGATGAAAATATGGAATCCAAAGGTATGGTCGTACGTTTAAATAGAAATACTAGAACAACTACAGGTGAGTATTTTGTTAGGATAATTAAAGAAGACAGTGAGGGCAAGGTATATAGTGATGAACGAAAATACCCAGTCAAAATTGAAAATAATAAAATTATTCCATTAAAACCAATCGATGACGAAAAAGTAAATAAAGAAATTGAAGAATTTAAATTCTTTGTACAATATGGGAATTTTGAAGAATTGGAAAACTATAAAGACGGTGAAGTGACATATAACCCAGAAGTACCAATATACTCTGCACAATATCAATTGAAAAACAGTGATCATAATGTAGAACAACTACGTAAGCGATATAATATCCCGACGAAAAAGGCGCCTAAATTATTATTGAAAGGTTCAGGTAATTTAAAAGGATCCTCAGTCGGATATAAAAATATTGAATTTACCTTTGTTGAAAACAAGGAAGAAAACATTTACTTCACAGATAGTATCAATTTCAATCCAACTAAGGATAAATAA
- a CDS encoding tandem-type lipoprotein: protein MGYIKRMALYMSVLLLIIFIVGCRNMKDEQKKEEQTNKTDSKETQIKKSFAKTLDMYPIKNLEDLYDKEGYRDGEFKKGDKGMWTIYTDFAKSNKADELSNEGMVLHLDRNTRTAKGYYFVKTFYENDKLSDRKNYKVEMKNNKIILLDKVEDQNLKERIENFKFFGQYANFKDLKNYNNGDVSINSNVPSYDVEYKMSNKDENVKQLRNRYSIPNDKAPILKMHIDGDLKGSSVGYKRLEIDFSKEDRDISVIDYLSYKPARK, encoded by the coding sequence ATGGGGTATATAAAAAGAATGGCTTTGTACATGAGTGTATTACTTTTAATCATTTTTATTGTTGGATGTCGAAATATGAAAGATGAACAGAAAAAAGAAGAACAAACAAATAAAACAGATTCAAAAGAAACACAAATCAAAAAGAGCTTTGCGAAAACATTAGATATGTATCCAATCAAGAACCTAGAGGATTTATACGACAAAGAGGGATATCGAGATGGAGAATTTAAAAAGGGCGATAAAGGTATGTGGACGATATATACAGATTTTGCCAAAAGTAACAAAGCAGACGAATTAAGTAATGAAGGTATGGTTTTACACTTAGATAGAAACACTCGGACAGCTAAGGGATATTATTTTGTTAAGACATTTTATGAAAATGATAAACTTTCTGATAGAAAAAATTATAAAGTTGAAATGAAAAATAATAAAATTATTTTATTAGACAAAGTTGAAGATCAAAATCTTAAAGAAAGAATAGAGAATTTTAAGTTTTTCGGTCAGTATGCTAATTTCAAAGATTTAAAAAATTACAACAATGGTGATGTTTCAATTAATAGTAATGTTCCTAGTTATGATGTGGAATATAAAATGAGTAATAAAGATGAAAATGTTAAGCAATTAAGAAATCGTTATAGCATTCCTAATGATAAAGCGCCAATACTTAAAATGCATATTGATGGGGACTTAAAAGGCAGCTCCGTTGGATACAAAAGGTTAGAAATAGACTTTTCAAAAGAAGATAGAGATATATCAGTCATTGATTATTTAAGTTATAAGCCAGCGAGAAAATAG
- a CDS encoding tandem-type lipoprotein, giving the protein MEYIKRLVLFISILVLSVFIIGCDSSSDTAEKSKEDQKETQIKKSFEKTLDMYPIKNLEDLYDKEGYRDGEFKKGDKGMWTIYTDFAKSNKQGELSNEGMVLYLDRNTRTAKGHYFVKTFYDKGKFPDRKKYKVEMKNNKIVLLDKVEDPNLKKRIENFKFFGQYSNLEELKSYNNGDVSINWNVPSYDVKYKMSNKDEMVKELRSRYNIPTDKAPVLKMHIDGNLKGSSVGYKKLEIDFSKGEKSDLSVIDSLNFQPAKVDEDGV; this is encoded by the coding sequence ATGGAATATATAAAAAGGCTTGTATTGTTCATAAGCATTCTAGTTTTGAGTGTTTTTATAATAGGGTGTGATAGTTCAAGCGATACTGCAGAAAAATCAAAAGAAGATCAAAAAGAAACACAAATCAAAAAGAGCTTTGAGAAAACATTAGATATGTATCCAATTAAGAATCTCGAGGATTTATACGACAAAGAAGGATACCGAGATGGCGAATTTAAAAAGGGGGATAAAGGGATGTGGACGATATATACAGATTTCGCCAAAAGTAATAAACAAGGTGAATTGAGTAATGAAGGTATGGTCTTATACTTAGATAGAAATACACGGACAGCAAAGGGACATTATTTTGTTAAGACATTTTATGATAAGGGCAAATTCCCGGACAGAAAAAAATATAAAGTTGAAATGAAAAATAATAAAATCGTTTTATTAGATAAAGTAGAAGATCCAAATCTAAAAAAGAGAATAGAAAACTTTAAATTTTTCGGACAATATTCAAATCTTGAGGAGTTGAAAAGTTACAACAACGGCGACGTTTCAATTAATTGGAATGTTCCAAGTTATGACGTGAAATATAAAATGAGTAATAAAGATGAAATGGTTAAGGAATTAAGAAGTCGTTATAATATCCCTACTGATAAAGCACCGGTATTAAAAATGCATATTGATGGTAATTTGAAAGGAAGTTCTGTGGGTTATAAAAAGTTGGAAATTGACTTTTCAAAAGGTGAAAAAAGCGATTTGTCAGTAATAGATTCTTTAAATTTCCAGCCGGCGAAGGTGGATGAAGATGGTGTGTAA
- a CDS encoding GTP-binding protein: MAKIPVTVLSGYLGSGKTTLLNHILQNREGRRIAVIVNDMSEVNIDKDLVADGGGLSRTDEKLVELSNGCICCTLRDDLLKEVERLVKKGGIDQIVIESTGISEPVPVAQTFSYIDDELGIDLTAICRLDTMVTVVDANRFVHDINSEDLLMDRDQNVDETDERSIADLLIDQVEFCDVLIINKIDLISEEELAKLEKVLSALQPTAKIIKTTNSEVDLKEVLNTQRFDFEKASESAGWIKELESGGHASHTPETEEYGISSFVYKRRLPFHAKRFNDWLESMPSNIVRSKGIVWLAQYNHVACLLSQAGSSCNIHPVTYWVASMSEAQQTQILAERQDVAAEWDPEYGDRHTQFVIIGTDLDEGTLTKELDACLVNAQEIDADWQQFEDPYQWQIRPAR; encoded by the coding sequence ATGGCTAAAATTCCAGTTACGGTATTAAGTGGTTATTTAGGCTCGGGGAAAACAACGTTGTTAAATCATATTTTACAAAATCGTGAAGGTCGACGTATCGCAGTTATTGTAAATGATATGAGTGAAGTGAATATCGATAAAGATCTTGTCGCAGATGGTGGGGGACTATCGCGCACAGATGAAAAATTAGTCGAACTTTCTAACGGTTGTATCTGTTGTACACTTAGAGATGATTTATTAAAAGAAGTAGAGCGTTTAGTGAAAAAAGGTGGCATCGATCAAATTGTTATTGAGTCAACAGGGATTTCAGAGCCAGTACCTGTTGCACAAACTTTCTCATATATTGATGATGAACTTGGCATTGACCTTACAGCGATTTGCCGTTTAGATACAATGGTTACAGTTGTTGATGCTAACCGCTTCGTTCATGACATCAACTCAGAAGATTTATTGATGGATCGTGATCAAAATGTTGATGAAACAGATGAGCGTTCGATTGCTGATTTATTAATTGACCAAGTTGAATTTTGTGATGTATTGATTATTAATAAAATTGATTTAATTAGTGAAGAAGAACTAGCGAAGTTAGAAAAAGTGTTAAGTGCATTGCAACCGACTGCTAAAATTATTAAGACAACAAATTCTGAAGTAGATTTAAAAGAAGTTTTAAATACGCAGCGTTTTGATTTTGAAAAAGCGAGTGAGTCAGCAGGATGGATCAAAGAACTTGAGTCTGGTGGGCATGCATCGCATACACCTGAAACAGAAGAGTATGGCATATCGTCGTTTGTATATAAACGTCGTCTACCTTTCCATGCTAAAAGGTTTAATGACTGGTTAGAAAGTATGCCGAGCAATATCGTACGTTCAAAAGGTATTGTATGGTTAGCACAATACAATCATGTAGCATGTTTATTATCTCAAGCAGGGTCATCTTGTAATATACATCCAGTAACATATTGGGTGGCTAGTATGTCTGAAGCGCAACAAACTCAAATATTAGCAGAACGTCAAGACGTCGCAGCTGAATGGGATCCAGAATATGGGGATCGTCATACGCAATTTGTCATTATTGGTACGGATTTAGATGAAGGAACATTAACAAAAGAACTCGATGCGTGTTTAGTCAACGCGCAAGAAATTGATGCAGACTGGCAACAATTTGAAGATCCATATCAATGGCAAATTAGACCAGCACGCTAA
- a CDS encoding phenol-soluble modulin PSM-alpha-4 has product MAIVGTIIKIIKAIIDIFVK; this is encoded by the coding sequence ATGGCTATTGTAGGTACAATTATTAAAATCATCAAAGCAATTATCGACATTTTCGTAAAATAA
- a CDS encoding phenol-soluble modulin PSM-alpha-3, translating to MEFVAKLFKFFKDLLGKFLGNN from the coding sequence ATGGAATTCGTAGCAAAATTATTCAAATTCTTTAAAGATTTACTAGGTAAATTTTTAGGAAATAACTAA
- a CDS encoding phenol-soluble modulin PSM-alpha-2 — MGIIAGIIKFIKGLIEKFTGK, encoded by the coding sequence ATGGGTATCATTGCAGGAATCATTAAATTCATTAAAGGATTAATTGAGAAATTCACTGGTAAGTAA